From Virgibacillus natechei, the proteins below share one genomic window:
- a CDS encoding GDSL-type esterase/lipase family protein produces the protein MKKKNFIIAFIVFLIGAGIFIWINQSSANLNNIAIPEDEQTALQQHEEEEEHIEEETDNTDESQEEEENTEENQFSTIFTEAVQGTIDFFTNGDSHVVAIGDSLTQGVGASHEQGGYVGILDRTINAEDQIVSFDNFGIRGNRSDQLLERLDNPELSTAIEDADTVLITIGANDIMKVVRENFTNLNIEDFAEERNIYEETLDQIFTKIKNINPNTEIYLLGFYNPWDEYFQDIEELGIIVEEWNNTGNSFAEENEDITFIPMVDVFENAEEHLFADDNFHPNDLGYQRMASRVLDYLTNQEG, from the coding sequence ATGAAAAAGAAAAATTTTATAATTGCTTTTATCGTTTTTCTAATTGGAGCGGGTATTTTTATTTGGATAAATCAATCATCCGCAAACCTTAATAATATTGCGATTCCTGAAGACGAGCAAACGGCATTACAGCAACACGAAGAAGAAGAGGAACATATAGAAGAAGAAACCGATAATACAGATGAATCGCAGGAAGAAGAAGAAAATACCGAAGAAAATCAGTTCTCAACCATTTTTACAGAAGCTGTTCAAGGCACGATTGATTTCTTTACCAATGGAGATTCACATGTCGTTGCTATTGGTGATTCCCTCACACAAGGAGTTGGAGCCAGCCATGAGCAAGGAGGCTATGTCGGAATATTGGATCGCACAATCAACGCGGAGGATCAAATTGTTTCGTTTGATAATTTTGGAATACGTGGTAACCGGTCTGACCAGCTATTGGAACGCTTGGATAATCCAGAACTTTCTACAGCTATTGAAGACGCAGACACCGTATTAATAACCATCGGGGCAAACGACATTATGAAAGTGGTCAGAGAAAATTTCACGAACTTAAATATTGAAGATTTCGCAGAGGAACGAAATATTTATGAAGAAACACTGGATCAAATATTTACTAAAATAAAAAACATAAATCCAAATACAGAAATTTACTTATTAGGCTTTTATAATCCTTGGGATGAATATTTTCAAGATATTGAAGAACTGGGTATAATCGTTGAAGAATGGAATAATACGGGAAATTCATTTGCAGAGGAAAATGAAGATATAACTTTTATTCCTATGGTGGATGTATTTGAAAATGCAGAAGAACATTTATTCGCAGATGATAATTTTCATCCAAATGATCTTGGCTATCAACGTATGGCAAGTAGAGTATTGGATTATTTGACTAACCAAGAAGGATGA
- a CDS encoding YpmS family protein: protein MTERKEFHQNKSKWKRLFYGLLIFNIAFLLIITALIFWPVSQTTYPSSDQQDEQESSEFTVRTTKENLNDLVNAYIDQALVNTSHQYSISFEEDVELVGELPVFSTTVPLSAHLEPIVQDNGDLVLELRSISLGLLELPNQRIMGYMETHLPMPEWVSINPQDEEIYVAVTDIDVRSNFEVSVENLDLEANNLAFNIRIPYRTLGIDPIED from the coding sequence ATGACAGAAAGAAAAGAGTTTCATCAAAATAAAAGTAAATGGAAACGATTATTTTATGGGTTATTAATCTTTAATATCGCTTTCCTCCTAATCATCACTGCGCTCATTTTCTGGCCGGTTTCGCAAACAACCTACCCATCAAGCGATCAGCAGGATGAACAGGAAAGCTCCGAGTTTACTGTTCGAACAACAAAAGAGAATTTAAACGACTTGGTCAACGCCTATATCGATCAGGCATTAGTAAATACGAGTCATCAATATAGTATTTCCTTTGAAGAAGATGTCGAATTGGTTGGAGAGTTACCTGTTTTTTCTACTACCGTCCCTCTCTCTGCTCATTTAGAGCCGATTGTACAGGATAACGGGGATCTCGTTTTAGAACTACGATCCATTTCATTAGGGTTATTGGAATTACCGAATCAACGCATCATGGGATATATGGAAACACATCTGCCAATGCCCGAATGGGTCAGCATCAACCCACAAGATGAAGAAATTTATGTTGCTGTTACGGACATAGATGTAAGAAGTAACTTTGAAGTTAGTGTGGAGAATCTGGATCTAGAAGCCAATAACCTGGCATTTAATATCCGTATTCCGTATCGCACCTTAGGCATTGATCCAATAGAAGATTAA
- a CDS encoding RDD family protein, whose protein sequence is MSDFGGFWIRFVGLILDSILISSLIFLAIAIFNLDTASQAVQTGEGIASLLYFILVPALWYGYTIGKRIVGIRIAKTDGTKVTIGTMLLRYFVGGLVYSLSLGLAFIVSVFMVAIREDKRAIHDFIAGTYVTYKKA, encoded by the coding sequence TTGTCTGATTTTGGAGGATTTTGGATTCGGTTTGTAGGTCTTATTCTTGATAGCATTCTTATAAGTAGCTTAATTTTTTTGGCTATTGCTATTTTCAATTTGGATACGGCAAGCCAAGCGGTGCAAACAGGTGAAGGAATAGCAAGCCTGTTATATTTCATATTGGTTCCAGCACTTTGGTATGGCTATACCATCGGTAAACGCATCGTTGGGATTCGAATTGCGAAAACGGATGGTACGAAGGTTACCATTGGCACGATGTTGCTTCGTTATTTTGTTGGCGGTCTTGTATATAGTCTTTCACTTGGCCTTGCATTCATCGTATCTGTTTTCATGGTAGCTATACGTGAAGACAAACGAGCGATTCATGATTTCATCGCGGGCACTTATGTGACTTATAAGAAAGCGTGA
- a CDS encoding ABC-F family ATP-binding cassette domain-containing protein, which yields MINVSNVSLQYGDKKLFEDVNLKFTPGNCYGLIGANGAGKSTFLNVLSGEVEPQSGHISLSPGERLAVLKQDHFAYEEYEVLETVLMGHEDLYKVKQEKDAIYMKPDFSEEDGMRAAELEGEFAEMNGWEAESDAAVLLKGLGIDESLHTEKMSELTEGQKVKILLAQALFGSPDILLLDEPTNGLDIQAIQWLEEFLINFENTVIVVSHDRHFLNKVCTHIADVDYGKIQIFVGNYDFWYESSQLASRMAQESNKKKEEKIKELQAFVARFSANASKSKQATSRKKLLDSITLDDIKPSSRKYPYIAFTPEREIGNDLLRVEGLTKTINGKKVLDNVSFIMNKDDKIAFVGKNDIAKTTLFKIIMGEMEPDAGTYKWGVTTSQSYFPRDNSAFFENNDMPLVEWLRQYSPEDQTETFLRGFLGRMLFSGEEALKKANVLSGGEKVRCMLSKMMLSNANVLVLDEPTNHLDLESIQSLNNGLIKFTGSILFTSHDHQFIESVSNRLIEITPNGIVDKEISYNEYINDNKLQKQLEEMHAS from the coding sequence ATGATAAATGTTTCTAATGTAAGTTTACAATATGGCGATAAGAAGTTATTTGAAGATGTTAATTTAAAATTCACCCCTGGTAACTGCTATGGACTAATTGGTGCAAACGGCGCTGGAAAATCCACTTTTCTTAATGTGCTATCGGGTGAAGTAGAGCCGCAATCTGGACACATTTCTTTATCCCCAGGTGAAAGACTTGCTGTATTGAAGCAGGATCACTTTGCTTATGAGGAATATGAAGTTCTGGAAACCGTCTTAATGGGTCATGAAGATTTATATAAAGTGAAGCAAGAAAAAGATGCAATCTATATGAAACCTGACTTCTCAGAAGAAGACGGCATGCGTGCTGCTGAGCTAGAAGGTGAATTCGCTGAGATGAACGGTTGGGAAGCCGAATCAGATGCTGCAGTGTTATTAAAAGGTCTAGGAATCGATGAATCCCTCCATACGGAAAAAATGAGTGAGTTAACAGAAGGCCAAAAGGTCAAAATATTACTAGCCCAAGCTTTATTCGGCAGTCCTGATATTTTATTACTGGACGAACCGACAAACGGTCTGGATATTCAAGCCATTCAGTGGTTGGAAGAATTTCTCATCAACTTTGAAAACACAGTCATCGTCGTTTCCCACGATAGGCACTTTTTAAATAAAGTATGCACACACATTGCTGATGTTGACTATGGGAAAATTCAAATTTTTGTCGGGAACTATGACTTCTGGTATGAGTCAAGCCAACTTGCTTCCAGAATGGCACAGGAATCCAACAAGAAAAAGGAAGAGAAAATTAAAGAACTGCAAGCTTTCGTTGCTCGGTTTAGCGCCAATGCCTCGAAATCCAAACAGGCAACATCACGTAAGAAATTACTGGATAGTATCACGCTTGATGATATTAAACCGTCATCACGTAAGTATCCTTATATCGCTTTTACACCTGAGCGGGAAATCGGCAATGACTTATTACGTGTTGAAGGTTTAACCAAAACCATTAACGGTAAAAAAGTACTGGATAATGTGAGCTTTATCATGAACAAAGATGATAAAATCGCATTTGTTGGAAAAAATGACATTGCCAAAACGACACTATTTAAAATTATAATGGGTGAAATGGAGCCAGATGCTGGCACCTATAAATGGGGCGTAACAACATCTCAATCCTATTTCCCTAGAGATAATAGCGCATTCTTTGAAAACAATGACATGCCATTAGTTGAGTGGCTTCGTCAATATTCTCCAGAAGATCAGACCGAAACATTTTTACGCGGTTTTCTTGGAAGAATGTTGTTTTCTGGTGAAGAAGCACTGAAGAAAGCAAATGTGCTATCAGGTGGCGAGAAAGTTCGTTGTATGCTATCAAAAATGATGCTCAGCAATGCGAATGTGCTCGTACTGGATGAACCAACAAACCATTTAGATTTGGAGTCCATTCAATCGTTAAATAATGGCTTAATCAAATTTACAGGGTCGATTCTGTTTACGTCACATGACCATCAATTCATCGAAAGTGTCTCGAATCGTTTAATCGAGATCACGCCAAATGGCATTGTAGATAAAGAAATAAGCTATAACGAATATATAAATGACAACAAGCTACAGAAACAGTTAGAAGAAATGCATGCTAGTTAA
- a CDS encoding transposase, which translates to MAKYSEEFKIKLVTEYLHGNLGYKLLAKKYNMPSQTPLQDWVRAYKTQGMEGLKRRKRKEAYSVQFKLDTVQFMLETGASYQETADQFKLNNPSLINHWMKVFNEQGIEGLRPKSKGRPSMSKKHNKPKKKDEKNLTREEELKHENELLRLENAYLKKLKAFRENPNAFHEKFKQSWHSSSNKKDSD; encoded by the coding sequence ATGGCTAAATATAGTGAAGAATTTAAAATTAAACTTGTCACTGAGTATTTGCATGGGAATCTGGGATATAAATTATTGGCAAAAAAATACAATATGCCTTCTCAAACACCATTACAAGATTGGGTAAGAGCCTATAAAACTCAAGGGATGGAGGGGTTAAAACGAAGAAAAAGGAAAGAAGCATACTCTGTTCAATTTAAATTAGATACTGTACAATTTATGTTAGAGACAGGTGCTTCTTATCAGGAAACTGCTGATCAATTTAAATTGAACAATCCTTCATTAATTAACCATTGGATGAAAGTATTTAATGAACAAGGAATAGAAGGCCTGAGACCAAAATCAAAGGGGCGACCTTCTATGTCTAAGAAACACAATAAACCTAAGAAGAAAGACGAGAAGAATTTAACGCGTGAAGAAGAGTTGAAACATGAGAATGAACTACTAAGGCTAGAAAACGCGTATCTAAAAAAGCTAAAAGCTTTTCGGGAAAATCCGAATGCCTTCCACGAAAAGTTCAAGCAAAGCTGGCATTCGAGCTCAAACAAGAAGGATTCAGATTAA
- a CDS encoding L-threonine 3-dehydrogenase, translating to MKKILVTGARGQIGSELVGKLRETYGMSNVIATDIRKGDEAEEVPFEVVDVTDSGRLFSVAKEHNVDTIMHLAALLSANAEAMPKVAWDLNMGGLVNALEVSRELDLQFFTPSSIGAFGPSTPKDNTPQDSLQRPTTMYGVNKVAGELLCDYYHYRYGLDTRGVRYPGLISHVTSPGGGTTDYAVEIYYEAIKTQAYTSYIGEDTCMDMMYMPDALDAIIELMEADPSKLVHRNAFNITAISATPEDFKYAIQKHIPEFELFYNVDPIRQQIADSWPNSIDSSAARDEWGFKAKYDMDKMTKEMLEKVAGKINVKDALF from the coding sequence ATGAAGAAGATTTTAGTTACAGGGGCTCGAGGCCAAATAGGTTCAGAGCTTGTGGGGAAATTACGAGAAACGTATGGAATGTCGAATGTGATTGCAACAGATATACGAAAAGGGGATGAAGCGGAAGAAGTTCCGTTTGAAGTCGTTGATGTCACAGACTCGGGTCGATTATTTTCCGTAGCTAAGGAACATAATGTCGATACCATTATGCATTTAGCTGCACTATTATCTGCAAATGCAGAAGCGATGCCTAAAGTAGCATGGGATTTAAATATGGGGGGTCTTGTTAATGCACTGGAGGTGTCCCGGGAACTTGATTTGCAATTTTTCACACCGAGCTCTATTGGGGCGTTTGGACCGTCAACACCGAAGGATAATACACCACAGGATTCATTACAACGTCCAACTACGATGTATGGCGTTAACAAAGTAGCTGGTGAATTACTTTGTGATTATTATCATTATCGCTATGGACTAGATACACGTGGTGTCAGGTACCCAGGGTTAATTTCACATGTGACGTCTCCAGGTGGCGGGACAACGGATTATGCCGTCGAGATTTACTATGAAGCAATTAAAACACAAGCATATACTTCTTATATTGGCGAGGATACGTGTATGGACATGATGTATATGCCAGATGCCCTGGATGCCATTATCGAGTTGATGGAAGCAGACCCAAGCAAGCTCGTGCATCGTAATGCATTTAATATTACAGCAATATCCGCAACACCAGAGGACTTTAAATATGCCATTCAAAAGCATATTCCGGAATTTGAATTGTTCTATAACGTTGACCCAATTAGACAGCAGATTGCAGACAGCTGGCCAAATAGCATCGATTCTTCCGCCGCAAGAGATGAGTGGGGGTTTAAGGCGAAGTATGATATGGATAAGATGACGAAAGAAATGCTGGAAAAAGTGGCGGGGAAAATTAATGTGAAGGACGCTCTCTTTTAG